From Triticum aestivum cultivar Chinese Spring chromosome 4A, IWGSC CS RefSeq v2.1, whole genome shotgun sequence, a single genomic window includes:
- the LOC123084611 gene encoding glutamate dehydrogenase 1, mitochondrial: MVFGNIGSWAAQLITEAGGKVVSIRDVTGAIKNSNGIDIAKLMKHSAENHGIKGFDGGDAVDPTSLLTEECDVLIPPALGGVINKDNADAIKAKYIIEAVNHPTDPEADEILAKKGVLILPDIMANSGGVMVMTDSVVADLIFLLPMLC; this comes from the exons ATG GTATTTGGCAATATTGGCTCTTGGGCTGCCCAATTGATCACTGAAGCTGGTGGCAAGGTGGTCTCCATCAGAGATGTCACAGGGGCTATCAAGAACTCCAATGGCATTGACATAGCCAAGCTGATGAAGCACTCGGCAGAGAACCATGGGATCAAGGGCTTTGACGGAGGCGACGCCGTCGACCCGACCTCGCTGCTCACGGAAGAGTGCGACGTGCTCATCCCGCCAGCTCTGGGAGGAGTCATAAACAA GGACAATGCTGATGCCATCAAAGCAAAGTACATCATCGAGGCTGTTAACCACCCAACAGACCCCGAGGCCGACGAG ATTCTGGCAAAGAAGGGCGTGCTGATCCTACCGGACATCATGGCCAACTCCGGCGGAGTGATG GTCATGACTGATTCTGTAGTTGCTGATTTGATTTTTTTGCTTCCAATGCTTTGTTAG